The following coding sequences lie in one Myxococcus xanthus genomic window:
- a CDS encoding ExbD/TolR family protein yields the protein MAGGAQDNDDEITGINVTPLVDVVLVLLIIFMVTANFIVRETVEVDLPRAANGGETVQGLVNVVLDKEGKFFFDGTEMTEKELEAKVAEAVAKDKETRAIISADQSLPYGRVMRLIDVVKGQGIAKFALNIEKDVAPSATAPAP from the coding sequence ATGGCGGGCGGCGCGCAGGACAACGACGACGAAATCACGGGCATCAACGTCACGCCGCTGGTGGACGTGGTGCTGGTGCTGCTCATCATCTTCATGGTGACGGCCAACTTCATCGTCCGTGAGACGGTGGAGGTGGACCTGCCCCGCGCGGCCAACGGCGGTGAGACGGTGCAGGGCCTGGTCAACGTGGTGCTGGACAAGGAGGGCAAGTTCTTCTTCGACGGCACCGAGATGACCGAGAAGGAGCTGGAGGCGAAGGTCGCCGAGGCGGTGGCCAAGGACAAGGAGACGCGCGCCATCATCAGCGCCGACCAGTCGCTGCCCTACGGACGCGTCATGCGGCTCATCGACGTGGTGAAGGGCCAGGGCATCGCCAAGTTCGCGCTCAACATCGAGAAGGACGTGGCCCCCTCGGCCACGGCCCCCGCGCCCTGA
- a CDS encoding effector-associated domain EAD1-containing protein encodes MELDGAERDELQRVLTSAFASVEHLRRVVAATCRRDLEALGVSGGLRERVFTLIHMAEAEGWLRELIRGAYQALPRHPRLQRFVQVYLASVQRSIPRVGLERIFGSGRADAEREHWRKRLTSIERQVCRVEPEVGAALGTGFLVSPNVVLTNFHVIENRLLESLRVRFGRKVLQDGTLLHPGTVYRVTRCLARSPYSPADLMHPRPRDATSGELDYAFLEVAGVPGEDLVDGEPRGWLELPDSRESFTPGSLVLIVQHPAGQPMSVALDEFLGVNPGRTRVAYRACTGPGSSGAPCFTQDLRLAALHHSGGPRVPSVSVGHNEGIPIDTIRGSLSGSMLSQLGWG; translated from the coding sequence ATGGAGCTCGACGGTGCGGAGAGGGACGAGCTACAGCGGGTGCTGACGAGCGCGTTTGCCTCGGTAGAGCACCTTCGCCGGGTCGTGGCCGCCACCTGCCGCAGGGATTTGGAAGCGCTGGGCGTCTCCGGTGGGCTGCGTGAGCGCGTCTTCACGCTCATCCACATGGCGGAGGCGGAGGGCTGGCTGCGCGAGCTGATTCGCGGCGCCTACCAGGCCCTGCCCCGACACCCTCGCCTCCAACGCTTCGTGCAGGTGTACCTCGCGTCCGTCCAGCGCAGCATCCCCCGTGTCGGACTGGAGCGCATCTTCGGCAGCGGCCGGGCGGACGCCGAGCGTGAGCACTGGCGCAAGCGCCTGACGTCCATCGAGCGGCAGGTGTGCCGCGTGGAGCCGGAGGTGGGCGCGGCGCTGGGCACCGGCTTCCTGGTGTCCCCCAACGTCGTGCTCACCAATTTCCACGTCATCGAGAACAGGCTGCTGGAGTCTCTACGGGTGCGCTTCGGCCGCAAGGTCCTCCAGGACGGGACACTGCTACATCCAGGGACGGTGTACCGCGTGACGCGCTGTCTGGCGCGCAGTCCTTACAGCCCCGCGGACCTGATGCACCCGCGTCCGCGCGATGCCACGTCGGGCGAGCTGGACTACGCCTTCCTCGAGGTAGCGGGTGTCCCCGGCGAGGACCTGGTCGACGGGGAGCCCCGAGGCTGGCTGGAGCTGCCCGACTCGCGGGAGTCCTTCACGCCCGGCAGCCTGGTGCTCATCGTCCAGCACCCGGCGGGCCAGCCGATGAGCGTCGCGCTCGATGAGTTCCTGGGCGTCAATCCGGGCCGCACACGCGTGGCGTACCGCGCGTGCACGGGGCCGGGCTCCTCGGGGGCACCCTGCTTCACCCAGGACCTGCGGCTGGCCGCGTTGCATCACAGCGGTGGGCCCCGCGTCCCGTCCGTGTCGGTGGGACACAACGAGGGCATCCCCATCGACACCATCCGCGGCAGCCTGTCCGGGAGCATGTTGAGCCAGCTGGGGTGGGGGTAG
- a CDS encoding energy transducer TonB — protein sequence MSQAVLENSPTTSTHDRSLVVVGAFLLVSLGIHVGGFWALGEGDSRSRPVPKRPVEMVMVEVQKPPPPPPEAPKPEEPPKPPPPKPRVVKPPPVKVAEAPKPLPPPPVDAPPPPNETPPPSAKPAPLVVGLSMSSTTSAGGFAAPVGNTLYGRTGPTAKAPQEVKAYSAPKYAPIYQVDSEPTVASEVKIPYPEEARRAGVEGTVTLSITIDHEGKVVAVKILKGPGYGLNEAARDAIRRFRFKPAIKGGEPVSTEMKYSYTFLLD from the coding sequence ATGAGCCAGGCGGTCCTCGAAAATAGTCCCACGACGTCCACGCACGACCGCTCGTTGGTCGTGGTGGGCGCCTTTCTGCTCGTGTCGCTGGGGATTCACGTCGGCGGCTTCTGGGCGCTGGGTGAGGGCGACTCGCGCTCGCGCCCCGTGCCCAAGCGTCCCGTGGAGATGGTGATGGTGGAGGTGCAGAAGCCGCCCCCGCCGCCTCCCGAGGCGCCGAAGCCGGAGGAGCCGCCCAAGCCGCCACCCCCCAAGCCCAGGGTGGTGAAGCCGCCGCCGGTGAAGGTGGCCGAGGCCCCCAAGCCGCTGCCACCACCGCCCGTGGACGCGCCGCCGCCCCCCAACGAGACGCCGCCGCCGTCAGCGAAGCCCGCGCCCCTGGTGGTGGGCCTGTCGATGTCCTCCACCACCAGCGCTGGAGGTTTCGCGGCGCCCGTGGGCAATACGCTCTACGGAAGGACGGGCCCCACGGCGAAGGCGCCCCAGGAGGTGAAGGCGTACAGCGCGCCGAAGTACGCGCCCATCTACCAGGTGGACTCCGAGCCCACGGTGGCCTCCGAGGTGAAGATTCCCTATCCGGAGGAAGCGCGCCGCGCGGGCGTGGAGGGCACCGTCACGCTCTCCATCACCATCGACCACGAGGGCAAGGTGGTGGCGGTGAAGATTCTCAAGGGGCCCGGCTACGGCCTCAACGAGGCGGCGAGGGATGCCATCCGCCGCTTCCGCTTCAAGCCCGCCATCAAGGGCGGCGAGCCTGTCTCCACGGAGATGAAATACTCGTACACCTTCCTGCTCGATTGA
- a CDS encoding MotA/TolQ/ExbB proton channel family protein, protein MPSIAVFAQAHPEQLGWLSSKLLGVTLTSAEWVLWVLVCLSVLSIAIMLERTVYFARHRLPDSEALAVRLSRGELDAVKAAIQGRQGMEAAILREGLACADQGADTVEQVIASTLSRERPRYERFLSYLGTLGNNAPFIGLFGTVLGIIKAFNDLGKMNAQGGGGAMQQTVMAGISEALVATAVGLAVAIPAVVAFNVFSRQLKTLTSRANALGHALVGSLRSEAR, encoded by the coding sequence ATGCCGTCCATCGCCGTTTTCGCCCAGGCCCACCCGGAGCAACTGGGGTGGCTCAGCAGCAAGCTGCTGGGGGTGACACTCACGTCCGCGGAGTGGGTGCTGTGGGTGCTGGTGTGCCTGTCGGTGCTCTCCATCGCCATCATGCTGGAGCGCACGGTGTACTTCGCCCGTCACCGGCTGCCGGACTCGGAGGCCCTGGCGGTGCGGCTGTCGCGCGGTGAGCTGGACGCGGTGAAAGCCGCCATCCAGGGGCGTCAGGGCATGGAGGCCGCCATCCTGCGCGAAGGGCTGGCGTGCGCCGACCAGGGCGCGGACACGGTGGAGCAGGTGATTGCCTCCACCCTGTCGCGTGAGCGCCCGCGCTACGAGCGCTTCCTGTCGTATCTGGGCACGCTGGGCAACAACGCGCCGTTCATCGGTCTGTTCGGCACGGTGCTGGGCATCATCAAGGCCTTCAATGACCTGGGGAAGATGAACGCCCAGGGCGGCGGCGGGGCCATGCAGCAGACCGTCATGGCCGGCATCTCCGAAGCGCTCGTCGCCACGGCCGTGGGTCTGGCAGTGGCGATTCCGGCGGTGGTGGCCTTCAACGTCTTCAGCCGTCAGCTCAAGACGCTCACCAGCCGCGCCAATGCTTTGGGCCACGCGCTGGTGGGCAGTCTTCGCTCGGAGGCCCGTTAG
- a CDS encoding SDR family oxidoreductase has product MRAMRGKTVVVTGASAGIGEALAVVLAGRGANLVLAARNEEALQRVKARCESAGGRAVVVPTDVGDAEACRHLVERAVESFGGIDVLVNNAGVTMDARVDEVKDLSLFDRLMRINYLGAVYCTHHALPHLKARRGLVVAVSSLTGKTGVPNRSGYAASKHAMHGFFDSLRIELRGTGVDVTVVCPGFVATNIRDSALGADGQPVRQSKHDESAGNMDVDTCVAIILRAMERREREVVMTTKARVAQFLKLVVPGVVDRIAAKTIQDRQR; this is encoded by the coding sequence ATGCGCGCCATGCGAGGAAAAACGGTGGTCGTCACGGGCGCCTCGGCGGGCATTGGCGAGGCGCTGGCGGTGGTGCTGGCCGGACGCGGCGCCAACCTGGTGCTGGCGGCACGCAACGAGGAAGCGCTCCAGCGGGTGAAGGCCCGGTGCGAGTCGGCCGGCGGGCGCGCGGTGGTGGTGCCCACCGATGTAGGTGACGCGGAGGCCTGCCGCCACCTGGTGGAGCGCGCGGTGGAGTCCTTTGGCGGCATCGACGTGCTGGTCAACAACGCGGGCGTGACGATGGACGCGCGCGTGGACGAGGTGAAGGACCTGTCCCTCTTCGACCGGCTGATGCGCATCAACTACCTGGGTGCGGTGTACTGCACCCACCACGCCCTGCCCCACCTCAAGGCCCGGCGCGGGCTGGTGGTCGCCGTGTCGTCCCTCACGGGCAAGACGGGCGTGCCCAACCGCAGCGGCTATGCGGCCAGCAAGCACGCCATGCACGGCTTCTTCGACTCACTGCGCATCGAGCTGCGCGGCACCGGCGTGGACGTGACGGTGGTGTGCCCCGGCTTCGTCGCCACCAACATCCGCGACAGCGCGCTGGGCGCGGACGGCCAGCCCGTGCGGCAGAGCAAGCACGACGAGAGCGCGGGCAACATGGACGTGGACACCTGCGTGGCCATCATCCTCCGCGCCATGGAGCGGCGCGAGCGCGAGGTGGTGATGACCACCAAGGCCCGCGTCGCCCAGTTCCTCAAGCTGGTGGTCCCGGGCGTGGTGGACCGCATCGCCGCGAAGACCATCCAGGACCGGCAGCGCTAA